One Salinimonas marina DNA segment encodes these proteins:
- a CDS encoding PepSY-associated TM helix domain-containing protein encodes MVSALGAIICALVVSGFIAHKRLAKDAFKWRRGGTGQPGRIDLHNRFGVWASPFHLMIGITGTYFGMAGIVLTLVAQLDTQGDRQAVMDKIFTPEPVLEQPLGPPDITTALRRFNEMETGHAPIFLTVHDVGTPQQFIEIYAQVPDQLIYSENYRFDSNGDFLGTGGYENGPWGKKLIYSLYRLHFGDFAGWPVKLLYFVLGLMLTALCVSGMDIWLEKQGRPARLNRLWQGFVWGSISALAITAAITLWVPLSAYLAFWGLLILACALSAVWMKMDRYYWLVISAVCCLGLLLVHTAKYGEQAWSQAGWPVNSLLLVFILWCGWNAHLHRKVKKLTQ; translated from the coding sequence GTGGTTAGCGCCTTAGGCGCCATCATCTGTGCGCTGGTGGTCAGTGGCTTTATTGCCCACAAACGGCTGGCCAAAGATGCTTTTAAATGGCGCCGGGGCGGTACCGGGCAGCCTGGGCGTATTGATCTGCACAATCGCTTTGGCGTGTGGGCGTCACCCTTTCATCTGATGATTGGTATTACCGGTACCTATTTTGGTATGGCGGGTATTGTGCTTACCTTAGTGGCACAGCTGGATACCCAGGGCGATCGACAAGCGGTAATGGATAAAATCTTTACCCCGGAACCGGTGCTGGAGCAGCCTTTAGGCCCGCCCGATATTACCACGGCGCTGCGCCGGTTTAATGAAATGGAAACCGGACACGCACCCATCTTTCTCACCGTGCATGATGTCGGGACGCCCCAGCAGTTTATTGAAATTTATGCCCAGGTACCGGACCAGCTGATTTATTCCGAAAACTACCGGTTTGACTCCAATGGCGATTTTTTGGGTACTGGCGGTTATGAAAATGGCCCCTGGGGCAAGAAACTTATTTATTCACTATACCGGCTGCACTTTGGCGACTTTGCTGGCTGGCCGGTGAAGCTGTTGTATTTTGTACTGGGGTTAATGCTGACCGCACTGTGTGTGTCGGGGATGGATATCTGGCTGGAAAAGCAAGGCCGCCCGGCACGGCTGAACCGCCTGTGGCAGGGCTTTGTCTGGGGCAGCATCAGTGCCCTGGCCATCACTGCCGCCATCACCCTGTGGGTGCCGCTATCGGCCTATCTGGCCTTTTGGGGGCTGCTGATACTCGCCTGTGCCCTAAGTGCTGTGTGGATGAAAATGGACCGATATTATTGGCTGGTTATCAGTGCAGTGTGTTGTTTGGGGCTATTGCTTGTGCATACCGCAAAATATGGGGAGCAGGCCTGGAGCCAGGCTGGCTGGCCAGTGAATAGCCTGTTGCTGGTGTTTATCCTGTGGTGTGGCTGGAATGCGCACCTGCACAGAAAAGTGAAAAAATTAACGCAATAA
- the gpsA gene encoding NAD(P)H-dependent glycerol-3-phosphate dehydrogenase: protein MTALTNSTTVLGAGSYGTALAFCLARNGQSTLLWGRDAEHMAQLESQRENARYLPGARFPEALEIVPELAQAVARSRDILIVVPSHGFKAMLETLQPLLQPEHRIIWATKGLEPGSGRLLREVALDVLGDSYPLAVLSGPTFAKEMVAGLPTAISLSSHDEALIDSFAAKLHCSKTFRVYKNPDFIGVQLGGAVKNVIAIGAGLADGLGFGANARTALITRGLAELTRLGVKLGAQPETFMGMAGLGDLVLTCTDNQSRNRRFGLALGAGKQVDEAIAEIGQVVEGFRNTEEVHTLAARVGVEMPICEQIFAVLYEGKPPRDAALALLGRSLKNES, encoded by the coding sequence ATGACTGCGCTGACCAACTCGACCACCGTACTTGGAGCCGGGTCTTACGGCACCGCACTGGCGTTCTGTTTAGCCCGCAATGGTCAGTCAACGCTCTTGTGGGGCCGAGACGCCGAGCACATGGCGCAACTGGAAAGCCAGCGTGAAAATGCCCGGTATCTGCCCGGTGCCCGTTTTCCTGAGGCACTGGAAATTGTACCGGAGCTGGCCCAGGCGGTGGCGCGCAGTCGTGATATTCTGATTGTGGTGCCCAGCCATGGCTTTAAAGCCATGCTGGAGACATTGCAGCCGTTGCTGCAGCCAGAGCACCGCATCATTTGGGCCACCAAAGGGCTGGAGCCCGGCAGCGGTCGGTTATTACGTGAGGTGGCACTGGACGTACTGGGGGATAGCTATCCCCTCGCCGTGCTCTCCGGCCCGACCTTTGCCAAAGAAATGGTCGCTGGTTTACCTACCGCTATTTCCCTGTCCTCCCACGATGAAGCATTGATTGATAGCTTTGCCGCAAAATTGCATTGCAGTAAAACCTTTCGGGTTTACAAAAATCCCGATTTTATTGGTGTGCAATTAGGGGGCGCGGTCAAAAATGTGATTGCGATTGGCGCTGGGTTAGCTGACGGTCTGGGTTTTGGTGCCAACGCCCGTACCGCTTTAATCACCCGTGGTCTGGCTGAACTGACGCGGCTGGGGGTTAAACTCGGGGCCCAGCCTGAAACCTTTATGGGCATGGCCGGGTTGGGCGATCTTGTCTTAACCTGCACGGATAACCAGTCTCGCAATCGCCGCTTTGGGCTGGCACTGGGTGCGGGAAAACAGGTCGATGAGGCCATTGCCGAGATCGGCCAGGTGGTCGAAGGCTTTCGTAATACCGAGGAAGTGCACACCCTGGCAGCCCGGGTCGGTGTGGAGATGCCTATTTGCGAACAAATCTTTGCCGTGCTGTACGAAGGCAAGCCGCCCAGAGACGCTGCGCTGGCATTACTTGGCCGCTCGCTTAAAAACGAGAGCTAA
- the rsgA gene encoding small ribosomal subunit biogenesis GTPase RsgA — MAKKPKLTHRQKRRVAANRKRRIQDTSQPEAERNTDNLQAGKVVGRFGKHADVEDLQGTVSRCHIRRTIDSVVCGDQVLFQAGDETGEGVSGVIEIVQDRHSVLTRPDFYDGVKPIAANIDQIIIVSAVLPSLSLNIIDRYLIACEDINITPVVVLNKVELLEPDERATVEQQLAIYNELGYQVYYASCKTREGIDEITALLNDKVSIFVGQSGVGKSSLINQILPDAEELVGAVSNNSGLGQHTTTAAKLLHLPTGGELIDSPGVREFGLWHIPVEQVTRGFIEFRDFLGGCKFRDCKHLNDPGCIIRQAVDEGKISPARFASYHKILASMQEGRPSHSGQT, encoded by the coding sequence GTGGCGAAAAAACCTAAACTGACTCATCGACAAAAACGTCGGGTTGCGGCAAACCGAAAGCGTCGCATCCAGGATACCAGTCAACCTGAAGCTGAACGCAATACCGACAATCTGCAAGCCGGTAAAGTTGTCGGCCGCTTCGGCAAGCATGCCGATGTTGAAGATTTGCAAGGTACCGTGTCCCGCTGTCATATCCGCCGAACCATTGACTCTGTGGTCTGTGGTGATCAGGTATTGTTTCAGGCCGGAGATGAAACGGGCGAAGGGGTCAGTGGCGTGATTGAAATTGTTCAGGATCGTCATTCGGTATTAACCCGCCCGGATTTTTATGATGGGGTCAAACCCATTGCCGCCAATATTGATCAAATTATTATTGTCAGTGCGGTATTGCCCAGCCTGTCGCTGAATATCATTGATCGCTATTTGATTGCCTGTGAAGACATCAATATCACCCCGGTAGTGGTACTCAATAAAGTTGAATTGCTGGAGCCTGATGAACGTGCCACGGTTGAACAGCAACTCGCCATTTATAATGAACTGGGTTACCAGGTGTACTATGCCAGCTGTAAAACCCGGGAAGGCATTGATGAGATAACGGCCCTGCTCAATGATAAGGTCAGTATTTTTGTCGGTCAGTCTGGCGTCGGCAAATCCAGCCTGATTAACCAGATCCTGCCCGATGCTGAAGAACTGGTAGGCGCGGTATCCAATAACTCAGGGCTGGGCCAGCACACCACCACTGCCGCCAAGTTATTGCACCTGCCCACCGGCGGCGAGCTTATTGACTCGCCCGGGGTACGCGAATTTGGGTTGTGGCACATCCCGGTGGAGCAAGTCACACGCGGGTTTATAGAGTTTCGGGATTTTCTGGGCGGCTGTAAATTTCGCGATTGCAAACACCTCAATGATCCCGGTTGTATTATCCGCCAGGCGGTCGATGAGGGCAAAATCAGCCCCGCCCGCTTTGCCAGCTATCATAAAATTCTGGCTTCCATGCAGGAAGGCCGTCCCTCCCACTCAGGTCAAACCTGA
- a CDS encoding hotdog fold domain-containing protein has protein sequence MTDNYLLKIYKKFLKLPCGRRLFSWYSARRAPYFSSISPQITQLRPNHCEVTFKKRKQLQNHIGTVHVIAICNGLEMAMGFMCEASIPKTLRWIPKGMEVTYPAKAATDIRCVAEVPGDAWKPGNLPVVVKAYDLDGNIVVEGTITIWVSERQKQNTE, from the coding sequence ATGACCGACAATTACCTACTCAAAATATACAAAAAATTTTTGAAGTTGCCCTGTGGCAGGAGGCTTTTTAGCTGGTATTCAGCACGCAGAGCGCCATACTTCTCAAGCATATCACCGCAAATCACGCAGCTGCGGCCCAATCATTGTGAAGTGACGTTCAAGAAGCGAAAGCAATTGCAGAATCATATTGGCACTGTGCATGTCATTGCGATTTGTAATGGGCTGGAAATGGCAATGGGCTTCATGTGTGAAGCATCTATTCCAAAAACTTTACGCTGGATTCCAAAAGGGATGGAGGTTACATATCCCGCAAAAGCGGCGACGGATATTAGATGTGTTGCAGAGGTTCCGGGTGACGCATGGAAACCTGGGAATTTGCCGGTAGTTGTTAAGGCCTATGACTTGGATGGAAACATTGTTGTTGAAGGTACGATAACGATTT
- a CDS encoding DMT family transporter — protein MDPVKRSLLTLHVTVVLLGGTALFSQIIPLSAQDITLGRSLFACLALFAFMALSKTSFLLARKQDYAIALGLGVLMAAHWVTYFAAMQYAGVAVGMIALFTFPVITVLIEPLFERTQLVWQDFFSAIIVFAGIALIVPESSLENEVTLGVIVGMVSAVLYAVRNLTHRHFFSQYSGAKAMAWQILVVCLCLLPMLNATLVQASSNSWWLLLALGTVFTALPHALIATSLAHLKAKTFSLIACMQPCYGVILAILLLGESPTWQTYVGGILITLASVYETVKTHRQQKAV, from the coding sequence ATGGACCCGGTCAAACGCAGCCTGCTGACCCTGCATGTAACCGTGGTGCTGCTTGGCGGCACCGCGTTATTTTCACAGATTATCCCATTGTCGGCTCAGGATATTACCCTGGGTCGTTCACTGTTTGCCTGTCTGGCCCTGTTCGCCTTTATGGCGCTGTCTAAAACCTCTTTTTTGCTGGCCCGAAAACAAGACTATGCGATTGCCTTAGGTCTGGGCGTATTGATGGCCGCACACTGGGTCACTTACTTTGCGGCCATGCAGTACGCCGGGGTGGCCGTGGGCATGATTGCCCTGTTCACTTTTCCGGTCATCACTGTGCTTATCGAACCACTGTTTGAGCGAACCCAGCTGGTATGGCAGGACTTTTTCAGTGCCATTATCGTATTTGCCGGAATTGCGCTTATCGTGCCAGAAAGCTCGTTAGAAAATGAGGTTACCCTGGGGGTGATTGTGGGTATGGTGTCGGCGGTACTCTATGCAGTGCGTAATCTGACCCATCGCCATTTTTTTTCCCAGTACTCAGGTGCTAAAGCCATGGCCTGGCAAATTTTAGTGGTTTGTCTGTGTTTACTGCCTATGCTTAATGCAACGCTGGTGCAGGCCAGCAGTAACAGCTGGTGGCTGTTACTGGCCTTAGGAACAGTCTTTACCGCCCTGCCCCATGCATTGATTGCGACCTCCCTGGCGCACCTAAAAGCCAAAACCTTCTCATTGATAGCCTGCATGCAGCCCTGTTATGGCGTCATACTGGCTATCTTGCTGCTGGGTGAATCGCCCACCTGGCAAACCTATGTGGGGGGCATTTTGATCACTCTGGCATCGGTGTACGAAACGGTTAAAACCCATCGTCAACAAAAGGCTGTCTGA
- a CDS encoding rhodanese-like domain-containing protein — MDQLIEFASNNIILAGLWVALVVMLVYSFVSGLTSSVKEVGTHELTQLVNKQDAVILDARSPKEFKAGHILGARQIKPEELKQRDFKKLENQKGKPIIVVCAMGNTARPVASAMAKDGFSDVRILKGGMNSWQSANLPVAK, encoded by the coding sequence ATGGATCAGCTGATCGAATTTGCAAGCAATAATATTATTCTGGCGGGCCTGTGGGTGGCGCTGGTTGTCATGCTGGTTTACAGCTTTGTAAGCGGCCTCACTTCATCGGTAAAAGAAGTAGGCACTCACGAACTGACGCAACTTGTTAATAAACAGGATGCGGTTATTCTGGATGCCCGCTCACCCAAGGAGTTTAAAGCCGGCCATATTTTAGGTGCTCGCCAGATAAAACCCGAAGAGCTGAAACAACGGGATTTTAAAAAGCTTGAAAACCAAAAGGGCAAACCCATTATCGTAGTATGCGCAATGGGAAATACCGCGCGTCCGGTAGCATCCGCAATGGCTAAAGATGGCTTTAGCGATGTTAGAATACTCAAAGGCGGAATGAACTCCTGGCAAAGCGCCAATCTGCCTGTGGCGAAATAA
- a CDS encoding murein hydrolase activator EnvC family protein: MMSRSGWGVVGSWLLLLSAGFFIVGDVSAQQQEQARLEELRAQLKSRQQTLKANQANAEELQAFLAESEKEIGRAAAALNQTQQSLAHNREQQQQLENEQQTLKQAIVDQQDLLASQLRSAFMAGHYDYAKMIFYQEEAKSFERVLMYYKYVSKARQREITRFKKNVARLEAVTRELQDKASELQQLLQQQQGQKAELLARQQDREQTLQKLNQKIASDAARVKEMEASEKALIAAIEAARRAAERAKTKLAGLQKQKGKLTVPAQGKVRRLFGSRRQGQVRWKGVVIEASEGSAVKAISHGRVLYADWLKGFGLVTIVDHGKGFMSVYGHNQALLKQAGDKVGNGESIALVGQSGGQSYPNLYFEIRHKGKALNPASWLDL; the protein is encoded by the coding sequence ATGATGTCCAGGTCTGGTTGGGGCGTAGTTGGTAGTTGGTTATTGCTGCTCAGCGCAGGTTTTTTTATTGTCGGCGATGTATCTGCTCAGCAGCAGGAACAAGCCCGACTTGAAGAATTACGGGCCCAGCTAAAATCTCGCCAGCAAACGCTAAAAGCCAATCAGGCAAATGCCGAAGAATTGCAGGCGTTTCTGGCCGAGTCTGAAAAAGAAATTGGTCGGGCCGCGGCTGCATTGAACCAAACCCAGCAATCCCTGGCGCACAATCGTGAACAGCAACAACAGCTGGAAAACGAGCAGCAAACATTAAAACAAGCCATTGTCGATCAGCAGGACTTGCTGGCCAGTCAGCTTCGCAGCGCGTTTATGGCGGGGCATTACGACTACGCAAAGATGATATTTTACCAGGAAGAGGCCAAGTCGTTTGAGCGGGTCCTGATGTATTACAAATATGTCAGTAAAGCCCGGCAACGGGAAATTACCCGCTTCAAAAAAAATGTCGCGCGCCTTGAAGCCGTCACCCGTGAATTGCAGGACAAAGCCAGCGAGCTGCAACAGCTATTGCAACAACAGCAAGGTCAAAAAGCAGAGTTGCTGGCCCGGCAACAGGATCGTGAACAAACCTTACAGAAGCTGAACCAGAAGATTGCCAGTGATGCCGCCCGGGTCAAAGAAATGGAGGCCAGTGAAAAAGCCTTAATTGCTGCCATTGAAGCAGCCCGTCGGGCCGCTGAGCGTGCTAAAACAAAACTGGCGGGTTTGCAAAAGCAAAAAGGTAAGCTGACCGTACCGGCTCAGGGTAAAGTACGGCGTCTCTTTGGCAGTCGCCGACAGGGGCAGGTGCGCTGGAAAGGGGTAGTGATAGAAGCTTCTGAAGGCAGTGCGGTAAAGGCTATCTCCCATGGCCGGGTCTTGTACGCCGACTGGCTTAAAGGCTTTGGGTTGGTCACCATTGTTGATCATGGCAAAGGGTTTATGAGTGTGTATGGCCATAATCAGGCATTGCTGAAACAAGCCGGAGACAAGGTGGGCAATGGTGAGTCTATCGCCCTGGTGGGGCAAAGCGGCGGCCAGAGCTATCCTAATCTGTATTTTGAAATACGCCACAAAGGCAAAGCTCTGAACCCCGCCAGCTGGCTAGACCTGTAA
- the orn gene encoding oligoribonuclease produces the protein MSKHDLNLVWIDMEMTGLDPETCKVLEIATIVTDAQLNILAEGPVIAVHQPDSLLDSMDEWCTRVHGESGLTARCRESRVSEAEAAQQTIDFLSQYVDQGKSPLCGNTIGQDRRFMVKYMPQLEAYFHYRSIDVSTIKELARRWKPEILDGFTKKGVHLALDDIRESIEEMKYYREHVFSI, from the coding sequence ATGAGCAAGCATGATTTAAACCTGGTCTGGATTGATATGGAGATGACCGGTTTGGACCCTGAGACCTGCAAAGTGCTGGAAATCGCCACCATTGTGACTGATGCGCAGCTCAATATTCTGGCAGAAGGCCCGGTCATTGCGGTGCATCAGCCGGATAGCTTACTGGATTCCATGGATGAGTGGTGTACCCGTGTACACGGCGAAAGCGGACTGACCGCTCGCTGCCGTGAAAGCCGTGTGAGCGAAGCCGAAGCGGCGCAGCAAACCATCGACTTTTTAAGTCAGTATGTGGATCAGGGTAAGTCACCTTTGTGTGGCAATACCATCGGCCAGGATCGCCGGTTTATGGTGAAATACATGCCCCAACTGGAAGCATACTTTCACTATCGCAGTATTGATGTGAGTACCATAAAAGAACTGGCTCGGCGCTGGAAGCCTGAAATTCTGGATGGGTTTACCAAAAAAGGCGTGCATCTGGCGCTGGACGATATTCGCGAATCTATTGAAGAAATGAAATATTATCGCGAACACGTGTTTAGTATTTAA
- the grxC gene encoding glutaredoxin 3, with translation MSKVEVYSKGYCPFCHRAKALLTQKGIEFIEYEIDVRPELRDEMITRANGGHTVPQIFINDQHIGGCDEMLGLEARNKLDPLLAV, from the coding sequence ATGAGCAAAGTTGAAGTTTACAGTAAGGGCTACTGCCCGTTTTGTCATCGTGCTAAAGCACTGCTGACGCAAAAGGGTATTGAATTTATCGAGTATGAAATCGATGTGCGCCCGGAACTGCGTGACGAAATGATTACCCGAGCCAATGGCGGTCATACTGTACCGCAAATCTTTATCAACGATCAGCACATTGGCGGCTGCGATGAAATGCTTGGTCTGGAAGCCCGGAACAAGTTGGATCCTTTGCTGGCAGTGTAG
- the asd gene encoding archaetidylserine decarboxylase (Phosphatidylserine decarboxylase is synthesized as a single chain precursor. Generation of the pyruvoyl active site from a Ser is coupled to cleavage of a Gly-Ser bond between the larger (beta) and smaller (alpha chains). It is an integral membrane protein.) — MLDWFKVNLQYVLPKHLLSRMVGKLAAAQAGWLTTALINLFIKHYNVNMSEALYSDPKHYKSFNEFFTRPLKEDARPIEGDPDTLVQAVDGAVSQLGPIRHDSIFQAKGHDYSLTTLLGGNPALANTFKDGQFATVYLAPRDYHRIHMPIDGTLTDMVYVPGELFSVNPLTAQNIPGLFARNERVVAFFDTPVGKMAMVLVGATIVASIETVWAGTVSPPAGKNVQHWTYQKDAESSVSIKRGEEMGRFKLGSTIVVCFEKDAVNFTDMAPGQVTRLGEEFARNAQVSDPV; from the coding sequence GTGTTGGATTGGTTTAAAGTCAACCTGCAATATGTCTTACCCAAACACCTGCTATCACGAATGGTAGGTAAACTGGCAGCAGCCCAGGCCGGCTGGCTGACCACTGCGCTCATCAATTTGTTTATCAAACACTATAATGTCAATATGAGCGAGGCGTTGTACTCGGATCCTAAGCATTATAAAAGCTTCAATGAATTTTTTACCCGTCCGTTAAAAGAAGATGCGCGTCCTATTGAAGGCGATCCGGATACGCTGGTGCAGGCGGTGGATGGCGCGGTAAGCCAATTGGGCCCCATTCGTCACGACAGCATTTTTCAGGCTAAGGGCCACGATTACAGCTTGACCACCTTGTTAGGCGGTAATCCGGCGTTAGCCAATACCTTTAAAGACGGACAATTTGCCACTGTCTATCTGGCTCCCCGTGATTATCATCGTATTCATATGCCGATAGATGGCACCCTGACCGATATGGTCTATGTCCCTGGCGAGTTGTTTTCGGTTAACCCTCTGACCGCCCAGAATATCCCTGGTCTGTTTGCCCGCAACGAGCGAGTGGTGGCGTTTTTTGATACACCGGTGGGCAAAATGGCCATGGTGCTGGTGGGCGCTACCATTGTCGCCAGCATTGAAACGGTCTGGGCCGGCACTGTTTCGCCCCCGGCTGGCAAAAATGTTCAGCACTGGACCTATCAAAAAGATGCCGAGTCCAGCGTAAGTATTAAGCGAGGCGAAGAAATGGGCCGCTTTAAACTGGGCTCGACCATAGTGGTGTGTTTTGAAAAAGACGCGGTGAACTTTACCGATATGGCGCCAGGCCAGGTCACCCGGCTGGGCGAAGAATTTGCCCGTAACGCTCAGGTGTCAGACCCGGTTTGA
- a CDS encoding divergent polysaccharide deacetylase family protein has protein sequence MAWLSVSVAAANPGPGCKTTVNGGCNAASTPKIVLIMDDIGYRLSDREALKLPPQVAFSVLPGAPLTKELAYRAQQQGRDIMLHLPMAARLDKPLGPLALTAQMSVAQIAHTTATALDSLPMAIGLNNHMGSRLTEQPVAMQALMQTLKNRGIFFIDSRTTAASVAESVARAMGVPAARRDVFIDHEPRVEFMQQQFARLVSLAQQQKVAIGIVHPHPQTLHFLQHQLTLLPARNIELVAVSDIIPAPLIVPELPTLTATPVASMTKD, from the coding sequence ATGGCGTGGCTGAGCGTTTCGGTTGCCGCCGCGAATCCCGGACCGGGTTGCAAGACCACGGTCAATGGCGGCTGTAACGCTGCGTCAACACCTAAAATTGTACTTATCATGGATGATATCGGCTATCGGCTTTCTGATCGCGAGGCCCTCAAGCTGCCACCGCAGGTGGCATTTTCAGTCCTGCCGGGGGCGCCGTTAACCAAGGAGCTGGCCTATCGTGCACAGCAACAGGGCCGGGATATTATGTTGCATTTGCCGATGGCGGCGCGCCTGGACAAACCTTTGGGACCGCTGGCGTTGACTGCGCAAATGTCGGTAGCCCAGATTGCCCACACCACCGCCACGGCGCTGGACAGTTTGCCGATGGCCATTGGTCTGAATAATCATATGGGCAGCCGCCTGACCGAGCAGCCGGTGGCTATGCAGGCACTGATGCAAACGCTTAAAAACCGTGGAATATTTTTTATCGATAGCCGCACCACTGCCGCCTCGGTGGCCGAGTCGGTCGCCCGCGCCATGGGCGTGCCTGCTGCACGGCGGGATGTATTTATCGATCATGAGCCCCGTGTTGAATTTATGCAGCAACAGTTTGCGCGATTAGTGTCACTGGCACAGCAGCAGAAAGTGGCCATTGGCATTGTGCATCCGCATCCTCAGACGCTACATTTTTTGCAGCATCAGCTGACCTTGCTGCCGGCACGCAATATTGAGCTGGTAGCGGTATCGGATATCATCCCTGCGCCACTCATAGTGCCGGAATTGCCAACGCTGACAGCGACGCCGGTGGCCAGTATGACAAAAGATTAA
- a CDS encoding MerC domain-containing protein produces the protein MSLATDNPTKLDRLGIWISGLCAFHCLSLPVVIPLLPLISSTFFAQTWFERTILSISMLIGAVALFSGALRYHGRYYPVVMLAAGGLIYWHKNMFGEQYEPFTIATGALLIVIAHYINIRLCRESRGRRSTTTSAPLNKTVQSSTH, from the coding sequence ATGTCACTAGCAACAGACAATCCAACCAAACTCGACAGACTGGGAATCTGGATTTCCGGCCTGTGTGCGTTTCATTGTCTTTCTCTGCCAGTGGTGATCCCCCTGCTACCGCTCATTTCCAGTACCTTTTTTGCGCAGACCTGGTTTGAGCGCACCATTTTAAGCATATCTATGCTGATTGGTGCGGTCGCATTGTTCAGTGGCGCCTTGCGTTATCACGGTCGCTATTACCCGGTGGTGATGCTGGCGGCTGGCGGACTCATATACTGGCATAAAAACATGTTTGGCGAGCAATATGAACCTTTCACCATTGCCACCGGGGCATTGCTGATTGTAATCGCCCATTATATTAATATTCGTCTATGCCGGGAGTCCCGGGGCCGCAGAAGCACCACGACCAGCGCGCCGTTAAATAAAACGGTGCAAAGCAGCACTCACTAG
- the secB gene encoding protein-export chaperone SecB: MAEENQANGASNAQQGTQFNIQRIYTKDISFESPNAPAIFTKEWKPEIKLDLDTKTAQLEEHVFEVVLSVTVTATMGEETAFLCEVQQAGIFALGEMPDQNKAHMLGSYCPNVLFPYARETISNLVNRGTFPPLNLAPVNFDAIFAAYMQKRAQQEEGQQQNLDA, from the coding sequence ATGGCTGAAGAAAATCAAGCAAATGGCGCAAGCAATGCACAACAGGGCACTCAATTTAATATCCAGCGTATCTACACCAAAGATATTTCGTTTGAGTCGCCTAATGCCCCGGCAATTTTCACTAAAGAGTGGAAACCAGAGATTAAATTGGATCTGGACACCAAGACCGCTCAGTTGGAAGAACATGTTTTTGAGGTGGTATTGTCAGTGACGGTTACCGCCACGATGGGCGAAGAAACCGCATTCTTGTGTGAAGTACAACAGGCCGGGATTTTCGCCCTGGGTGAAATGCCTGATCAGAACAAAGCACATATGCTGGGTTCTTACTGTCCGAATGTACTGTTCCCCTACGCCCGCGAAACCATTTCTAATCTGGTTAACCGTGGTACCTTCCCGCCGCTGAACCTGGCGCCGGTTAATTTTGATGCGATCTTCGCTGCATACATGCAAAAGCGTGCTCAGCAAGAAGAAGGTCAGCAACAAAATCTTGATGCGTAA
- a CDS encoding glycerophosphodiester phosphodiesterase: MWILAHRGASRAAPENTLKAFQLAFDQQADGIEFDTYELDSDIIVFHDKTLRRTTNGTGRLLDKSLSHLRTLNAGDNQQIPLLAEVLALTPTDALCNIEIKQLQAPESWLHKLEAALPAGAQATSNILISSFHHHWLAQIARLKPQLRLGVLTASTPQKSIKKALQMGAYSIHFALETVDEQYVLQAKEAGLKVLVYTVDTPADMLWLQHMGVDGIFTNVPDVALHALDRQATPPSL, translated from the coding sequence ATGTGGATCCTAGCTCATCGCGGCGCCAGCCGGGCCGCGCCGGAAAACACCCTGAAAGCATTTCAGCTGGCCTTTGATCAACAGGCCGACGGCATTGAGTTTGATACCTATGAGCTGGACTCTGACATTATCGTATTTCACGACAAAACCTTGCGGCGCACCACCAATGGCACGGGCCGGCTGCTGGATAAGTCCTTGTCGCATCTGCGTACATTAAATGCCGGAGACAATCAGCAAATTCCATTACTTGCAGAAGTTCTGGCCCTCACCCCTACCGACGCCTTATGTAATATTGAAATAAAACAGTTACAAGCCCCCGAAAGCTGGCTGCACAAACTGGAAGCGGCTTTACCCGCCGGGGCCCAGGCCACCTCCAACATTCTTATTTCATCGTTTCATCATCACTGGCTGGCTCAGATCGCACGCCTGAAACCCCAGCTACGGTTGGGCGTACTAACCGCCAGCACCCCGCAAAAAAGCATAAAAAAAGCCCTGCAAATGGGGGCTTATTCAATTCATTTTGCGCTGGAAACCGTGGATGAACAGTATGTGCTACAGGCCAAAGAAGCGGGGTTAAAAGTGCTGGTTTACACGGTGGATACGCCGGCAGATATGCTTTGGTTGCAACACATGGGGGTGGATGGGATTTTTACTAACGTCCCTGATGTCGCTCTGCATGCGCTGGACCGTCAGGCTACCCCCCCCTCTCTTTAG